A genomic stretch from Triplophysa dalaica isolate WHDGS20190420 chromosome 4, ASM1584641v1, whole genome shotgun sequence includes:
- the pip5kl1 gene encoding phosphatidylinositol 4-phosphate 5-kinase-like protein 1: MSQTELEMPGPSVSRPKRNIKRRRWGGLRQRWKMLGLFEIDQQHEFYSLTCMMKEGLCAAIQNTIDNPLPEELSEDDYNLEVTQIHKDFIMETYAGPVFASLRRSLGMTEKEYQQSLSSESSYLQFISNSKSKADFFLTNDKRFFLKTQSKREVRFLLSILRIYMEHLEKYPHSLLVKFLGVHRIKIAHQKMKYFIVMQSVFYPDERITARYDIKGCEVSRWTAPAPEGSHMIVVLKDLNFEGQFINLDQQRLWLLRQVEIDTAFLQTLNVLDYSLLLAHHPLQQDELSQNLTFETLVKRTKKSVNATSSPTHVATATVPDVVAKDDSILFSSELNRSTSQGHATEMHCCNNRSYEGESIEQPSRTGAESADLQVFQAQNRRLLPNFKNPLHVIDGPEQRYFIGIIDIFTVYGFRKKLEHLWKRLRYPRQTCSTVSPPAYCYRLCQWVQNHSMTESKHDRSVHST; this comes from the exons ATGAGTCAAACTGAG TTGGAAATGCCAGGGCCGAGTGTGAGCCGACCTAAACGCAACATAAAAAGGAGGAGGTGGGGGGGTCTGAGGCAGCGGTGGAAAATGCTGGGTCTCTTTGAGATCGACCAGCAGCACGAGTTCTACAGCCTCACATGTATGATGAAAGAAGGACTTTGCGCTGCCATTCAAAACACCATTGACAACCCTTTACCT GAAGAGCTATCTGAAGATGACTACAATCTTGAGGTTACGCAAATCCATAAG GACTTCATAATGGAGACTTATGCCGGTCCAGTTTTCGCCAGTTTGCGACGCTCTCTGGGGATGACAGAGAAGGAATATCAGCAGTCCCTCTCCTCTGAAAGCAGCTATCTGCAATTCATCAGCAATTCCAAGAGCAAGGCTGACTTTTTCTTGAC TAATGATAAGCGGTTCTTCTTAAAGACACAGAGTAAAAGGGAAGTCCGTTTTCTCTTGTCTATCTTGAGAATCTACATGGAGCATCTGGAGAAGTATCCACATTCCCTGCTTGTCAAATTTTTAG GTGTTCACAGGATCAAAATTGCTCACCAGAAGATG aaatACTTTATTGTGATGCAAAGTGTCTTCTACCCAGATGAAAGAATCACTGCACG GTATGATATTAAAGGTTGTGAGGTGAGCCGGTGGACAGCCCCAGCCCCTGAAGGCAGCCACATGATTGTTGTATTAAAGGATCTCAATTTTGAGGGACAGTTCATTAACCTAG ATCAACAGCGCCTTTGGCTTTTGCGTCAGGTGGAGATTGACACAGCCTTTCTTCAGACGCTCAATGTGTTGGACTATAGCCTCCTGCTGGCCCATCACCCCTTACAGCAGGATGAGCTAAGCCAGAATCTCACTTTCGAAACACTCGTCAAGCGCACCAAAAA GTCTGTTAATGCAACCTCCAGTCCTACACATGTTGCTACAGCCACTGTTCCTGACGTGGTGGCAAAGGATGACTCCATCCTCTTCTCCTCGGAACTAAATCGTTCGACATCACAGGGTCACGCAACAGAAATGCACTGTTGCAATAATAGAAGTTACGAGGGAGAAAGCATCGAGCAGCCTAGCAGAACAGGAGCAGAATCAGCCGATCTACAAGTGTTCCAGGCCCAGAACCGAAGGCTTCTTCCCAATTTCAAGAACCCACTTCATGTCATTGATGGACCAGAGCAGCGTTACTTTATCGGGATCATTGACATCTTCACTGTTTATGGTTTCAGAAAGAAGCTTGAGCATCTGTGGAAAAGACTCAGATATCCACGGCAAACATGCTCAACAGTGAGTCCTCCAGCCTACTGTTATAGGCTATGCCAGTGGGTTCAGAATCATAGCATGACAGAATCAAAGCATGACAGAAGTGTGCACAGTACTTAG
- the dpm2 gene encoding dolichol phosphate-mannose biosynthesis regulatory protein, translated as MATGADQAVGFGLVGFSLLLFTYYTIWVIVLPFVDSDHVFHSYFLPREYSVILPGVVALILLLFVGTFIGVVTWKNRKPKKVD; from the exons ATG GCGACCGGAGCAGATCAAGCTGTTGGCTTTGGACTTGTTGGCTTTAGTCTGTTACTGTTCACATATTACACCATTTGGGTCATAGTCTTG CCATTTGTAGACAGCGATCATGTGTTCCACAGCTACTTTCTTCCACGGGAATATTCAGTCATACTTCCTGGAGTTGTAGCATTAATCCTCTTACTTTTTGTTG GTACCTTCATAGGGGTTGTAACATGGAAGAATCGAAAACCTAAGAAAGTTGATTAA